Genomic DNA from Cydia fagiglandana chromosome 3, ilCydFagi1.1, whole genome shotgun sequence:
cggatccgaaatgtatgggaagatccgcggatccggatccagacaGGTATCTTTGACATACTTACTACAAATTTAGGAAAATGTAAACATTTGACACAAAAAATACCTATTGATGGCAGGTCTCAAATTTAAGAAACTTTTTAGCGGCGGAGCAAAATTTTATATTAGTTTTAAATTCAAATATGTAGCTTGGGGACCACTAATCTAAACAAGAATTATAGTTGGCATCTAATATCAAAGAAGAATGAAGGTACTTATTTCGAGGAGTTTCATCCAACTTCAAAAACTAGAGTACTTTTCCTAACTTCGTACCTTATTATGAGCCTAACTTTTGCACTATTGCTCTCGCGCATCAAAATATCTAACTTATAGTATGTGCTCAATAACGTCTGTCTGTTTCTTGTTTATAATTGTTAATTTATAGACATCGGTTAGCGGTTACACGCTAATTCTGGCGTCAGTTCAGTCCATCAGTCTGGTCAGACTGACGGGAGAATTATCGTGTAACACGCGGACTGATGGACTGATGGTCTGGACtgatgaaaattttaatttttagataataTTCGTCAGTCCATTTTGAATGACAGAAAACTGATAGGAGACTGATCGTGTAACCTGTTCGTGTCATTCTCGCGTCAGTCACCATATTAGACAAGACTAAATGACTGTGTTGCGCTCTGTGTCCAAACGGCGACTGTGTTGTAATTGTATCAGTCTGTTGTCAGTCTGGACTGATCGTGTAACCGTGTCCATTTTCCATCATTCTGGCATCAGTCAAAACTCGAATGGACTGATGGACTGAACTGCCGCCAGACTTAGCGTGTAACCGATGTCATAGACCTCGCACACGactaataacaatattttttcaaattacGATTGGACGTGATTTGATTagcaaaaaaatacttaaatcatGCATCACACAGAGTGCAAGGTGTAAATGTGAGAGCAGCAGACCGGCGCGGCACGAGGAAGTCCAATTAAACGGCAAGAAGCGttcataaattaattaattacatactatattttataggtacaagtgtgctaattatatatattttatggaTGGGATACAATGTAGCGCAGACATAGACATCGTTAAATATACTCATAAAACAATCACTGCAATGATGAACCTTACTACATTTACCGGACGACACGTTCGATTTTGTCACGTTGTGTCGACGTTGTCACGTCACGTCCGGGGTATGCCCGCTTATCCATACAAAAGTAGTTCACATAATCCCAGCATGGCCATAATCCCAATAGCAGCACTACTCGACTCGTGTACTTACGTAAATAAAAACATCttatttacatacattacaTTAGACCGCAGCGTTCGCTGTGCGAGTGCATCTTATGCTTGTCCgttttaacaatattttttgcaataacttaGAAATAGTGACCTCATTATTGTGGGCAATATTGCAAAATGTGTAGTGGAGCGTCCAGGGAGGTTCCACCCACGGCTCGCCCACACTAAGCCACGGGGGGCAAGACAACGCCTTCGCAGTTCGTCTCAATAACACTCATTCAACGAGATTAAACTTTATAAGTAACCAGGCTAATGTCAGATGGGTTTTCCTTTGACAAGAAATGTTTAGAAGTCAAAGCTTAAAAGGTGTTGACCTCACCCAAGGCGTTAATTAATACGCCATTTACGCCGCTTTATGACTAAACATACCTAATGCATGCATAAGGGTGgcattccacctatccaatttctttgtccaatgagagactaacggcgcgattccggaaatgaataagagattcactagatatgaaatagtaaagatatgtgacgttccacggcaaaggtaccttatggcggttggcgcttacgctattattgacgccgctccaatataattgcggccaccataaggtaccttttatcgtggaacgtcacatatctttactatttcatatctagtgaatctctaaatcatttcccgaatcgccccttgagacgcaatgacattggacaaataaattggacaggtggaataccacccttagcaaTGGTTCTAAGATAGGTTTTAAATGGGTACCTACTTCAATAGATGGCAATGTcatttatgtattattttagaatttaaAGGTACCCTAAAGGTAAAGGTAGCCCTACAAGTATGTAACTTACTTATTTTTCTCCACGACGTCCGTGCCGTGCGTCTctatgtaataaaaacaaatattttgacTGAAAGTTACTTTTACTTTATCGTAACTTCCATAGCTAGTCCCACCTCGTAAAACGCTGTGTAATAAAAACTTGCTTTCattgataaaatatattatgcTTGCGTAAATGTTGTTTTGAATGGCGCAGTTGATAAGCAGCCGTGGCGCGCATTTGGTGATATACTCATGTTTGTTACTACTTGTTACACAATGCACAAGCGTAACTAATGTTAAATTGGTAGGTTTGCATGTATTTACTGCCACAAACATACCTACGTATTTTCCTACATGGTGTAAAATTACGGAGATCTTTGAACGAATTGTCAAGCTCGCAGTGACTTAAGtcggcgtggctcactccgccatttcgtcgctttgctacaggtagctaaaagtacatccgttcgaccccaattttggggtttaccataagccgcgcgtggcgctgtcgccacctagcggccatatctgtgctaatcgtgacagacgcgttttgttagagagtgagtcttctgtataaattatacctagtactattatttattctgtgcttaagTACCGGCATCATGGGTGGGACAGCAataattatgcgcgtgcaaTAGAATAGCAGCAGGCGGGTCAATATACGAAACTCTATTTGGAAAGCGTCTCCGCATTAGTCTTAAAATTTCTTGTCCTTCGGGTATCGTTAACTGCATTAAATAaaccaaacaattaaaaactatGATATACAATGATATTTCGAATATTGATCGTCCGAGATATTACTTTCGTTAGTAGTACATAAATGTATAAACTCTATTAGGTATTAAACTAAAtactaataaatatgtaaacaggccctaaGGTAAGTGTACACGGTCGTAGGGAccttattagaaaaaaaaaaattaggtaatTATCTCCAAAATAGAGCTAATTAGAATACCGgtttctttgagaaagttacaggaatgcacccttgaaaataaaggattaaaaaaaacaccgTGCAGGTACCTATGTAATTTGTTTTTTGGATCCCCATAAGTacgtattttaataaaatggtGAGAATTTCTGCGGGAAAACATAGAGGCGTATTCCGTTTTCTTAGAATGTGTAAAATATTGTTTAGCTGTTACCTGAGTTGAGTGTATTTCGCGGTACTGCTGCGAAAGCGAAGGTCTGATTTTTTTGGCAAAATACGATTGTAACGAAGTTCGAGgtccaaaaaaaatataaaaaaaatcgtgaaagtaaagcttatTAAAGACTTTGAAGAAAAAATATACTTAGCGAATCTAATCGGTATagcagtttttgcaaatagtctattttgacggatGGGTATAAATACGGAACCCTGcgctgagcatggcccgacatgctcatggcctattattttatattttatcagcaggtcgcttagcttgcttactctaaactattttttttatttatgatgaacaattacaaaaaaactacgttttcttaaaccgtctatttttatTCACTtaattaactttaacagcctgtagctcctaaagtattgatcgcagagtaaaaataaacataaccaaatttgtagtaaaggAGATCGTCGATTTTGGGCCCAGAGTAAATCATCACGTATATGGTTCAGACTATTACAGTAATTATATACTTACGCATTTTAATACTGAAAAAGATATAATATTGGGTAAAAATGAAACGGGAATTAGAACTATATAATTAAAAGACATTATATTATTCATTTCCGTAAATCAATCTATTTTATATTAACAAAAGCCTTGCCGTCGTCAACAtatttaggggtcatccattaattacatcacacgtttagggggagggagggggtcaagaaaatgtgacatattgtgacatgggggaggggggagacacaaactttgtgacgtcactttaacttaatcagtaaccgaaaatttatttaaattattttattcgctatacatttaaatagcaagtttttaaaacgataatcgtttttattcgtttaattttctttcctaagcagttttgggttataaaattactaatatttatatcgtcaaaaatattttgataaaatattaataatacttaggtacttacttaattcgatttggcgatttcgtagaaaaaatgtgacgtcacactaggggggaggggtttgccaaatgtgaccaagtgtgacaaggagggggggaggggtcaaaaaacctcgaaattcgtgtgatgtaattaatggatgaccccttattagCATTTGACATAACGCGCAAATTCACACAAACCGTGAGGTTTTTTCACTAAGGAGTTGTTCAAGCTTGGAGTCTtgagtattaaataaaaatcgcaGATACTTAAAAAAGCTTCTAATTGAGGTTCCACAAAGGTACTTAAGattaaatgtatgtaaataaaatatatttgcgtGTATGACGCGCACATGAGCGTGTATCTCAGAGCCTAATGGTTGGCTAGGCATGTAAGTAGAGGCGGCGGGGCGCGGCAGTGGTCAACAGGTTTAGCGGTGTACGGTCCCCGCTTCCCCTTCGGTGGTAGGAGCCGAAACATCCTGGGGGCCCTTGGAGGCGTCAGCCTTCAAGGCTTCATGGGTCTCGTCCAGCAGAGGGCAGAGGTACTTCACACCTCGTTTATAGGTGCCCGTTACAGTAACAACTTCAGCTACTCGCGAAATCCCGTCAGCGCCAGGAAACAATTTGGCGACTCGTCCAAGCCGCCAGTGCAGTGGAGGAGTATTCTCTTCCTTGATTAGGACCAGGTCACCCAGTTGAAGAGCTCGTCCTGGAACACGCCATTTCGTCCGTTGCTGGAGCTCGCAGACGTATTCCATTTGCCAGCGCCGCCAGAAGTGCTGTCTTAATGCCTCGAGCCTCTGAAACCTATCTAAACGGTTTGGGTTTATATCCGCGAGGTGGGGCGACGGCAACGAAGTGAGCGCGCGGCCGATGATGAAGTGACCTGGGGTTAAGGGTTGGAAATCGTTTGGAGAGGACGACAAAGGACACAAGGGACGACTATTCAGGATGGACTCCACCTGACTAAAGAGAGTTGCCAATTCCTCATATGTTAAATGAGCGTTACCTAATATACGATTGAGGTGAAATTTTGCCGATTTGACTCCTGCTTCCCACAAACCACCAAAGTGAGGAGCATATGCCGGttgaaatttaaattgtattccCTCATTTGCTGCAAAATTGCAAACCGTGTCTGAGTTTGAAGTAAGGTAATCGCTAATTTCCTTGGCCGCTCCTAAAAAATTACGTCCATTATCGCAGAAGATCTCGCGAGGTCGCCCTCTGCGAGAGATAAAACGTCGCAGCGAAAGAATGAAAGAATCCGTCGACAGCGTGCTTACTGCCTCTAAATGCAAACATTTGTACCGGAAACAAACAAATATAGCTAAATAGCACTTTGTTATTTTGCAACCTCTGCCATGCCTGTCCGTAATCATAAACGGACCTGCGAAGTCTACGCCGACACTAATAAAGGGAAAATCAGGCGTTACGCGCTGAGAAGGCAGAGCGCCCATCAAAGGAGCAGAAGTGTTGCCAGCTGCGCGGCGACAGGTGACGCATTGTTGCGATACGGTGCGCGCAAGTGTGCGCCCCGATACGGCCCATATAGACTCGCGAATGGCGGCTAGAAGCAGCTGAGGAGGAGCATGCAGGAGACGGATATGTTCCTGTTGAAACAACAATCTAGTCAAACTATGTTTGGCATGTAAGAGCATTGGGTGGCGTTTGTCAAATGGATAAAACGACGAGGACAGACGTCCTCCAACTCTGAGAAGCTTGTCGTCATCATCGTAAAATGGGTTCAACGATAAAATAGGGTTTTTAGGGCCTAAAGGTTGCTTGTCACGCAACAATTTCAATTCGTGAGGAAAACTAGCCTGCTGTGACAAAGCGActaattttttaaaagaaacttCGAGCTCCTCAGGTTGTAGCACACCGGTAGTTTTATTAGATGAAACACGGCAGTTATGCGCGAACCTAAGCATATAAGCTACCGCACGTTGTAAAAGTTTGAGTTTCGAATATCGATCGAAATCAATAAAATCAGTTTTTTGGGAATCGTTAGTGATCGCGACGTTAACCTTTAGCTCGGGTAAATCGAGCTCCGAGTTTGAGGAAAACTGAGGCCAGTTATTCTGTGGCTCGTACAAGAAAGATGGCCCGTTCCACCACATGTGCAAATCAGATAAGCGACGCGCTTCGACCCCTCTAGATGGGTAGTCAGCCGGATTTAAAGCGGTTGGAACGTGACGATACTCACTGCCATCGGTGAGTTCTAAAATATGAGCCACGCGATTGGCGACAaacgtttttaattttgtttgattAGTTTTAAGCCATGCGATCACAATTGACGAGTCAGTCCAATAAAATTTCTGCGCAATCTGGCAGCGCAACGTTTTAGAGACAGCTGACGCGAGCTGCGCGCCTAGAAGGCAAGCACATAATTCCAATCGAGGAATAGTCGTAGCCTGGACCGGCGCGACCTTGGCCTTGGCGCACAGCAACCTGACTACAACATCGCCCTTCTCATTAGTggactttaaataaatacaggCCGCGTATGCAACTGAGCTTGCATCACAAAATACGTGCATCTCGATATGCGTCGGCGAGTCGCAAAGAACATGACGAGGTATTTGGAGCGAAGTTAAAGACGCTAACCCGTTTATAAAGTCCTGCCAAGACTCGTTTATGTAACTCGGCACGGGAATATCCCAGTCGATTTTTTCAATCCataatttttgaattaaaactttaggtataATCGTCAGCAAACACAGGAGGCCTAAGGGATCAAATATTTTACACGAATCCGATAAAATTGAACGTTTCGTAGGGTGGCCGTCCTTGGCAGAATATTGAGTAGGAAAATGAATGATATCTGCCTCAGAGTCCCAGCCCACTCCTAGCGTGTGCGACGACGAGCTAATGATCAAGCTacctttatttatacttacactATCGTTTTGTGAGTCATGCAAAATTGACGGTAAATTTGAGCGATATTTGCGCAGGGGAAAACAACCAGCTGCTAGCGCACGCTCAACCGACTCTTTAATAGAACGTAATTCCTCCTCTGTGTCTGACCCTGTTAATAAATCATCCACTAAAAAATCATTTTGGatgatagttttaattttttcatctGCACATTCCTCGCCCAACTGCCACAAACAGCGTGTGCTCAAAAAACTAGCACTTGAAAATCCGTAAGTGACCGTGTTAAGCCTTAAAGTCTTTAAAGGTTCGTTCTCATTAGAGCGCCAAAGAATTAATTGTAAATCGCGGTCGCATTCCTGAACCAGGACCTGCCGATACATCTTAGCGACATCCCCAGTTAAAACATATTTGTATGTACGAAACCTCAAGAGGATATTAAACAGCGAGTCTTGAATCGTTGGCCCAACCATCTGCAGGTCATTTATAGAATAGCCAGACGTGGTGGGGGCACTACCATTGAATACGACCCTTAACTTCGTAGATTCGCTGGAGGGCTTTTGCACACAATG
This window encodes:
- the LOC134680219 gene encoding uncharacterized protein LOC134680219; translated protein: MPSLADFNRFLKGRADVLESVQRNKSDKPITNNNNKREPAASPHSKREKSSIKCFAVSATPAASASASPPACVFCSGEHRIYDCSSFLSLPVEDRISGASRLRLCLNCLRKGHTSHRCRVAPCHTCKKRHNTLLHRETPQVAAAPVDAPPPRSEPELGLLSNMTVSRSDQILLPTAYIDIYSPAINDYVTARAFLDCGSMTSVVTTNYKQKLQLAPLPSNTKLFGLSDVPISSNPERCFVQIRSKHDKNAKFDIACLALPVINSTLPLKHIDVSGIKWPCNKKLADPNFNQPGPVDILLGGDVFWTLVGGEQIDLGHDTLVLRKSKLGWLVVSKYNAFSMSNEKSFNSFLQCNHLYTSDNLDDSLTKFWQLEQVPQPSQPFTDLEAECEQHFVTHTYRDDNGRFHVRLPLITEPDCLGDSYRFAKKRFFALEKRFKRNPELKSAYEQFINEYAELGHLSVSDSDIPDPSFFVSHHCVQKPSSESTKLRVVFNGSAPTTSGYSINDLQMVGPTIQDSLFNILLRFRTYKYVLTGDVAKMYRQVLVQECDRDLQLILWRSNENEPLKTLRLNTVTYGFSSASFLSTRCLWQLGEECADEKIKTIIQNDFLVDDLLTGSDTEEELRSIKESVERALAAGCFPLRKYRSNLPSILHDSQNDSVSINKGSLIISSSSHTLGVGWDSEADIIHFPTQYSAKDGHPTKRSILSDSCKIFDPLGLLCLLTIIPKVLIQKLWIEKIDWDIPVPSYINESWQDFINGLASLTSLQIPRHVLCDSPTHIEMHVFCDASSVAYAACIYLKSTNEKGDVVVRLLCAKAKVAPVQATTIPRLELCACLLGAQLASAVSKTLRCQIAQKFYWTDSSIVIAWLKTNQTKLKTFVANRVAHILELTDGSEYRHVPTALNPADYPSRGVEARRLSDLHMWWNGPSFLYEPQNNWPQFSSNSELDLPELKVNVAITNDSQKTDFIDFDRYSKLKLLQRAVAYMLRFAHNCRVSSNKTTGVLQPEELEVSFKKLVALSQQASFPHELKLLRDKQPLGPKNPILSLNPFYDDDDKLLRVGGRLSSSFYPFDKRHPMLLHAKHSLTRLLFQQEHIRLLHAPPQLLLAAIRESIWAVSGRTLARTVSQQCVTCRRAAGNTSAPLMGALPSQRVTPDFPFISVGVDFAGPFMITDRHGRGCKITKCYLAIFVCFRYKCLHLEAVSTLSTDSFILSLRRFISRRGRPREIFCDNGRNFLGAAKEISDYLTSNSDTVCNFAANEGIQFKFQPAYAPHFGGLWEAGVKSAKFHLNRILGNAHLTYEELATLFSQVESILNSRPLCPLSSSPNDFQPLTPGHFIIGRALTSLPSPHLADINPNRLDRFQRLEALRQHFWRRWQMEYVCELQQRTKWRVPGRALQLGDLVLIKEENTPPLHWRLGRVAKLFPGADGISRVAEVVTVTGTYKRGVKYLCPLLDETHEALKADASKGPQDVSAPTTEGEAGTVHR